In Geobacillus kaustophilus, a genomic segment contains:
- the eno gene encoding phosphopyruvate hydratase — protein MSAIIDVYAREVLDSRGNPTVEVEVYTEDGGFGRALVPSGASTGEYEAVELRDGDKHRYLGKGVLKAVENVNEIIAPEIIGLEVTDQVAIDRKLIELDGTENKSKLGANAILGVSLAVARAAADELGLPLYQYFGGFNAKTLPVPMMNILNGGAHADNNVDIQEFMIMPVGAESFREALRMGAEIFHSLKAVLKAKGYNTAVGDEGGFAPNLKSNEEALQTIIEAIEKAGYKPGEQVMLAMDVASSELYNKEDGKYHLEGEGVVKTSEEMVAWYEELVSKYPIISIEDGLDENDWEGHKLLTERLGKKVQLVGDDLFVTNTKKLAEGIEKGVGNSILIKVNQIGTLTETFDAIEMAKRAGYTAVVSHRSGETEDSTIADIAVATNAGQIKTGAPSRTDRVAKYNQLLRIEDELGHTAIYQGIRSFYNLKK, from the coding sequence ATGTCTGCGATTATTGACGTCTACGCCCGCGAAGTGCTTGACTCGCGCGGCAATCCGACGGTGGAAGTGGAAGTGTATACGGAAGACGGCGGCTTCGGCCGCGCTTTGGTGCCGAGCGGCGCTTCGACCGGGGAATATGAAGCGGTCGAACTGCGCGACGGCGACAAACACCGCTATCTCGGCAAAGGGGTGTTAAAAGCGGTCGAAAACGTGAACGAAATCATCGCGCCGGAAATCATCGGCCTAGAAGTGACCGATCAAGTGGCGATCGACCGGAAGCTGATTGAACTCGACGGCACGGAAAACAAAAGCAAGCTTGGCGCCAACGCCATTTTGGGCGTCTCGCTCGCCGTGGCCCGCGCGGCAGCGGACGAGCTTGGCCTGCCGCTGTACCAATACTTCGGCGGCTTTAACGCCAAAACGCTGCCGGTGCCGATGATGAACATTTTAAACGGCGGCGCGCATGCCGACAACAACGTCGACATTCAAGAATTTATGATCATGCCGGTCGGCGCGGAAAGCTTCCGCGAAGCGCTGCGCATGGGGGCGGAAATTTTCCACAGCTTAAAAGCGGTGTTGAAAGCGAAAGGCTACAACACGGCGGTCGGCGATGAAGGCGGCTTTGCCCCGAACTTGAAATCGAACGAAGAAGCGCTGCAAACGATCATTGAAGCGATCGAAAAAGCGGGCTACAAACCGGGCGAACAAGTGATGCTGGCGATGGACGTCGCGTCGTCCGAGCTCTATAACAAAGAAGACGGCAAATATCATCTCGAAGGCGAAGGCGTCGTCAAAACGTCGGAAGAAATGGTCGCTTGGTATGAAGAACTTGTATCGAAATACCCGATCATCTCGATCGAAGACGGGCTCGATGAAAACGACTGGGAAGGGCATAAACTGCTCACCGAGCGGCTCGGCAAAAAAGTGCAGCTTGTCGGCGACGACTTGTTTGTGACGAACACGAAAAAATTGGCTGAAGGCATTGAAAAAGGCGTCGGGAACTCGATTTTGATCAAAGTGAACCAAATCGGCACGCTCACCGAAACGTTTGACGCCATCGAAATGGCGAAACGCGCCGGCTATACGGCCGTTGTCTCGCACCGCTCCGGCGAAACGGAAGACAGCACGATCGCCGACATCGCCGTCGCCACGAACGCCGGCCAAATCAAAACCGGAGCGCCGTCGCGCACCGACCGCGTCGCGAAATACAACCAGCTGCTCCGCATCGAGGATGAACTCGGCCATACGGCGATTTAC